The DNA sequence ATGAATTTTCTCTTTCAAACAGAATAAACGTGTTTAGACAACTCCCGCAAAGAACTTGGAGTAGGTGATATTGATTTTGCTTCAACTGCAATGAAAGCTCTCATTTAGGACTGTGAAATTCCTAATTTTAATTTTTTCTAAATAACGATCTTGTGGCCAAAAAATTTAACGAAATAAATATTTTATTCATCTTTTTTAAAGTTTTTACCCACACTCCCTGCTTTACCCGCATTTTCACCAACTGTGTCCAGTAGTTACTATCGGGCATGGTTAAAACTGCAGGGTTTATTTTGCATCCTATTTTTTGCATTTTAGTTTAGGATATGATGGTTATATTTCAGACTTCATGGCCAATTATGTTAAATATTCCTTTGTGGCCATGGTTATAGGTGTTGGATTTTCTCTTCCCTCAATAGTATACGAAAGAGAAGACCTTTCCATGCCCCTGAAAGTTTTGATACATATGGGAACTGGAATGATAGTTTACTTCTTAGCAGTGCTTTATGCCGGGTGGATACCTGCATCTTTAGGAATTGGTGCCTTAATCATATCACTTTTAATAGGAATCAGCATTGCTGTTGTGATATGGTTTGGATTCTATCTTTACTACCGGGAAGAGGCCCTGAAAATAAATAAACAAATAAAGAAGATGAATCAGTAAATATCTGGTAAACAAATCCATTTTTTTCCTATATCTATTTTTTCCATATTTTTCCCCGGTATTGTTTTGTTCTGTAGTTATATATGCCCCATTACATATAAAAATACTTCACAATCATTAATTTGGTGATAGAAGTAAAATACTAAATATATCTTTCTACTTACTTTAAACTGATTAATTTCATTTTCACAAATAAGTGAAACTTTTATATAACAAAATATAACAATTGTTATATAATAAGTAAAATTAACATGGAGGAATTTCACATTAACATTGGTTACCTATCAACAATTTATCACACTTCATTTATCCTGAAAAACGAACCCTTAGGTAATTTAGGCAATTATGATTTAAAATGGTTCCTATTTGCCACGGGCCCTGCAATGAAGGACGCATTTACCTCAAGAAATCTTGATGTAGGATACATTGGCCTTCCTCCAGTTATGATAGGCATTGAAAATGGTTTAAAAATTAAATGTGTTGGAGGAGGACATGTAGAAGGCACTGTAATGGTTGCCCCCGAATCTTATAAAACTTTTGATGGATTAGGCAGTATAAAAGCTGTTTTAAAGCAGTTTGAAGGAAAAGCTATTGGAACTCCATCAAAAGGATGTATTCACGACGTGATAATACGTGAAATGACAAAAGAACTTGATATTGAAATTAAAAACTTTGCATGGGCTGATTTTATCCCTGATTCCATAGAAGAAGGTGAAATTGCTGCTGGTGTTGGAACACCATCCCTTGCAGCAGTTACCTCAAGAAGATTTGCTTCTTGTATTGCTATTCCACCATCTAAACTCTGGCCATGGAATCCAAGCTATGGAATAGTTGTAAAAGAAGAACTAATCCACGAATCACCCGAATTTATCACTGATTTCCTGAAAGCTCATGAAGACGCCTGTAATTTAATAAGATTGAACCCAGAAAAAGCTGCTGAAATTGCCTTAAAAGAAGTTGAAGTTGTTGATAAAGATTTTGTGCTTAATACATATAATGTATCTCCAAAATACTGTGCAAGCATTCCAAGAGATTACATTGAATCTACACTTAAGTTTATTCAGGTACTGCGAAATTTGGGTTATATGAAAGGAGATTTAAAACAAGAGGATATTTTTAACACCGAATTCATTGAAAAAGTTCATCCAGAACCTGCCCATTACTAACTTACAATTATTTTATTTATCGTTAATTATCTTTTTTCTCGTGTTCTCTTTTCCTG is a window from the Methanobacterium sp. genome containing:
- a CDS encoding DUF3021 domain-containing protein, producing the protein MANYVKYSFVAMVIGVGFSLPSIVYEREDLSMPLKVLIHMGTGMIVYFLAVLYAGWIPASLGIGALIISLLIGISIAVVIWFGFYLYYREEALKINKQIKKMNQ
- a CDS encoding ABC transporter substrate-binding protein, whose translation is MEEFHINIGYLSTIYHTSFILKNEPLGNLGNYDLKWFLFATGPAMKDAFTSRNLDVGYIGLPPVMIGIENGLKIKCVGGGHVEGTVMVAPESYKTFDGLGSIKAVLKQFEGKAIGTPSKGCIHDVIIREMTKELDIEIKNFAWADFIPDSIEEGEIAAGVGTPSLAAVTSRRFASCIAIPPSKLWPWNPSYGIVVKEELIHESPEFITDFLKAHEDACNLIRLNPEKAAEIALKEVEVVDKDFVLNTYNVSPKYCASIPRDYIESTLKFIQVLRNLGYMKGDLKQEDIFNTEFIEKVHPEPAHY